In [Leptolyngbya] sp. PCC 7376, a genomic segment contains:
- the lpxB gene encoding lipid-A-disaccharide synthase — protein MHIFISTGEVSGDLQGSLLVEALFRQARRLNIDLKITALGGDRMAAAGATLLGNTTRIGSIGLVESLPYIIPTLKVQHQAKQYLKQNPPDKIILIDYVGPNISIGNFVRRNLPNIPIFYYIAPQAWVWSFNDRNTKAIARITDRILAIFPEEARYFADYGIDVNYVGHPLVAKMASSPNKLTARDQLGLNREQTIVTLLPASRRQELKYLLPDIIGAAKILQQQIPNLKFLVPVALPNYRMAIERAVNEAGLNAILIDDPNETSLAIAAADLAIAKSGTVNLEIALLDVPQVVLYKIHPLTAWIAKWIIRFSIPFMSAVNLMLMRRIVPELWQDEASAEGIAKEAFALLMPGDRRDQMFADYAEVRAAMGDGTACDVAAQDILTSTLKSQLPRKEVLSLNA, from the coding sequence ATGCATATTTTTATTAGCACTGGGGAAGTATCCGGTGATTTACAAGGAAGTCTTTTAGTAGAGGCTCTCTTTCGGCAAGCGCGCCGACTCAATATTGATCTTAAAATTACAGCCCTTGGTGGCGATCGCATGGCAGCAGCTGGCGCAACATTATTGGGGAATACGACTCGTATTGGCTCTATCGGTTTAGTCGAATCATTGCCCTATATCATCCCCACGCTAAAGGTCCAGCACCAAGCAAAACAGTATCTCAAGCAAAATCCCCCCGACAAAATAATTTTGATCGATTACGTTGGCCCCAACATTAGCATTGGCAATTTTGTCCGCCGTAATCTCCCAAATATCCCCATTTTCTATTACATTGCCCCGCAAGCTTGGGTGTGGTCTTTTAATGATCGCAATACCAAGGCGATCGCCCGCATTACAGATCGCATTCTCGCTATTTTCCCTGAGGAAGCGCGATATTTTGCCGACTATGGCATCGATGTCAATTATGTGGGCCATCCCTTAGTTGCAAAGATGGCAAGCTCCCCGAATAAACTCACTGCCCGCGATCAATTAGGGTTAAATCGAGAGCAAACCATTGTGACTCTCCTACCAGCATCTCGTCGTCAAGAATTAAAATATCTCTTACCCGATATCATCGGCGCGGCAAAAATCCTCCAGCAACAGATTCCCAACTTGAAATTTCTCGTCCCCGTTGCTTTGCCTAACTATCGTATGGCCATTGAAAGGGCAGTGAATGAAGCAGGTCTTAATGCCATTCTGATCGATGACCCAAATGAAACATCATTGGCGATCGCCGCTGCGGATTTAGCGATTGCCAAGTCTGGCACCGTTAACCTTGAAATCGCCTTACTTGATGTGCCTCAAGTTGTTCTGTACAAAATACATCCTTTGACAGCTTGGATTGCAAAGTGGATCATTAGATTTTCAATCCCCTTTATGTCAGCCGTTAATTTAATGCTCATGCGTCGTATCGTGCCAGAGCTTTGGCAGGATGAGGCTTCAGCAGAGGGGATCGCCAAGGAAGCTTTCGCCTTACTCATGCCAGGCGATCGCCGCGACCAAATGTTTGCGGACTATGCAGAAGTGCGAGCAGCCATGGGAGACGGTACAGCCTGCGACGTTGCTGCCCAAGATATTCTCACCTCAACCCTCAAATCTCAGCTACCACGCAAAGAAGTTTTGAGCCTCAATGCCTAA